CTCAGATCCATGTATCTGCCCAAGGAAAAGTCCACAGTGGGAGAGGGGGTGTTGGGGAAGTCCTCCAGAGAGTCATCGTCAAAGATGTCTTGATTTGCATTCTCATCAAGATAGTCTGTCACTGAGGTCCTGCTTATattgtctgtgagtgtgttagCTGTGCTTGTTCCCTTACTGTCAGTAGTTGTGCTGTGAGTGGTGCATGGAGAGTAGTTATCATTTTCACAGAGAGTAAGAGCACGGGTCAGGCCTCCATCAACTTCAGGAAGGCTCTGACTCACACCCAGGCCTTCCCCTGTGTCAGAGTCAGAGGAACAAGACGATTCAGTCgtgtcactgctgcagctgttctccTCCACTACCACCCGGTCTGGGATGAAATGAAAGGAAGGAGTGGTGGGCATAGTGAGAGAAAGGCCGTCTTCCTCTAAGGTAAACCCAAAGGGACAGCCTTTGTCCTGTACACTCTGCTCTGGTTGGACTTTACCGAGATCCTCATACTCTTGAAGCTCCTCTGGAAGTCCTGTTTGGTCCTCTGACCTTAGTGTTTCATCTTGCAGTCGCTGCTCCAGTTCAAGTCTCATGACAGTGTGGATGTAATGGGTCCGAGCACGCCTGGAGTCAAACTCAATGCGTCCCTGAGTGTTTCCACAGCTGTCTTTAGAGCAGCCACATGGGAAGCTGAAGCGGTCCACCTATtatagcaaaaagaaaaacacaatgtcTCAAAAATAGCTGACACTCGGAATCAAACATGAAATGCAAATGAACAAAACACCCTAACCTTCAGTTTTCATTCTAAATGTAATCAAAGTCTggatgataaaataaaaatctagcCCACTTTTTTGGGAGTTAAAGTAATCGTGTGTATGCACAATAGTATGAAGTGTGCTGTACCTGGCACTTGATGCCTGCCAGACTACACGCGCAGGTCTCCGGTTCACAGAAGCCTTGACAGTCACATCCGCAGGCCTCTCTAGAGAGCCTCAGGGTGTGAAGctgcctcttctcctccttgtcaATGTGCTTCACCCCTGCTGCCAGGAGAACAGCCTGGCGCTGTCTGGAGGAGAACGGCTGAAGGAAGCATCCATCCTCCAGCTCAGTGTCACTAACATGGATGTCAGCATCGCTACCTGGGACTTGATCAGCAGTGAGCCTCGCTGCTTTTTGATTGTCAATAGCCCCACTGGTGATCAACTGgaatcagagagcagcagataaAATCAGAAGACTGCTGTGTAGACAAGCAATGGTTTACATAGAAGAAACCAGGTGTACTTACTTCATGCTTCAGTGCCTTGAACCTCTCCTCTCTTAGTCTTTGTCTGAGCCTCTCTCTCCGCCTGTGCCTTTGATCCAGTGCATGCTCTGCTACAGTGTACCTTTGGAGGGTGATGTGCCTTTGTACCATGCCAAGGGTGGCACCTCCACGGCTGGGCACGCTGATGAAGCCCTGACAGCGTGGAAAACTGAACACAGTAACCTGGTCAAAGCGCACGCTGCTCTGTCCACGTGAAAGATTATGCCTCTTCAGGATGGACCGTACTGGTTGTgttagagagagaaacacaaaaaaacatcaggcagGTCTGATTAACAGGTAGCTCTGGTTTAATGTTTAAAGGTAAATGAGCTATTTTCAGTCTTAAGTCTGATTCCTAGAAAGATTCCTACAAGCTAATATGGGCTCTGCAGGTCTTTCAGTGGCCACTAGGGGACACACTACAGGTGCTACACTACAGTGACTAGGGTCAATAGTTGAACATACATGTGGAGAGGAAATACCAAGACAGGGGTGTACTGCAGCAATGAACAGACCaacagcacagagagggaggagcagtGTCTCACTCCTGTTATTTTAGACCTTTACTAGAATGTAATTAGACTCTTTCTGGCTGCTTAGTTTTGAATATCCACCAGATTACTGTTTGGTGTAACAGTTTGCTTTCAACAAATTGTCTGACCTTCACACATAGCTGAAGCTGAACTCTAGTTGCAAAAGTCAGTAAACAAGTGAAGCCAGCTGACTAAGCTTGtctcagctgctctgtttgtccAAACACTTCCACACTAAATCTATTAAGCCCACACTACAGACCATGTTTGTCCTGTCAGAGCGAGTACCTTCTGAAAACACCTCTCTAACccttgtttttacacattaatgTCCACACTTTCTGTCCTCTTACTTGTTCCTGTCCTCTCATTTTCTCATAAAGACACTTCTATCTTTCTCTAGCGCTTCAATCCAGTTATTTTGGATTTGGATCTTTGTCCTCTGGGACACTGCTTCTCCTCTTGTCTCACTCTTTCCCATGTGCATGTTTGTAATGTCTCGCTTTGCCTCTCCTGTGTTAAGTGACACTGTTCCTCTTTCCAGGTACAGATGCTCATGTGGTCTAATCTGTTTGGGGCCACGTGGAAGCAGCTTGACATCTTCCTGGATCTACGCATTTTACATATATACAATCAATAATGGTGATTATCTCATTGGCAAAATTACATCTATAGCTGTCCATCTGTTTTCATTGAAGGGGAGTTGTTATCTGATTTGAGAGTTTGTGAGAGTTTTGTGTCTGTAAGCAGTATAAATGATGGATGAGGGTGTCACAATAAAGCTATTTGATATCACTTGTTTAAATAGACCCTGCTATGGAAATTGATTCCACAACTTCCTACAGTTTAGGCAAATCATTTCTACACAACCGGACAGGCCATCCAGCATCCAGTCATTCTGTGTATTATCTAGAATGTCCCTATGGTCAGCACTTTCGTATCAGTCAGCCATAACTGTGCTGCCCAGGCTGATAAGTGACACTCCTAACACTGATGGAAACACAACGTGATAAGGAAGAGGTTTGCATTatttgaaagagagagagagagagagagagagagagagagagagagagagaaaatggtgGTTTGAAGACTTACTTGGCAGACTGGTGGGTGAAGAAGGACTGTGAGGAGTGAAGTCTTGGGTGTCAGAAAAGCTGCTCTCCCCATCAGACTCCCACTCTgaggaggcaggagaggagagggaggatggaggggaggaggaagaggagtagcAGGGAGTTTCATCTATCTCTGCAAACTTTCTCTTAAGAATGTCCCTCATTTTTTGGCTGTGGTGGTTGAAACATTCTGCATGAACACAAAGGATAGAGGTTAAGGTTTAAATCAATAATCTATGAAAGAAAAGTGAAGCATTGTATAGATTTATCCAAAGCAGTCAAGTAAAATAAGACATTATAATTCAACAATAACCATGTGTTTCCACATCTGTGTGAGACATTAGAAGCACAGAGCACGTTTTGAAAATGACAGCTGGAGGAACGAGAGGTCCTTCCTGTCGAAAGCTTCAGCTGTGCTGGTCGAGCCGGTTTTAGGCCACACATTTGTTTAGCCTTATTACATCTTGATAGCGATTATCCTACCTCCTCTAAATTAAGTGTACAAGTATGAACTGACATCCTACTCTTACTCACAACCAGCGGAGCATTTGAAAGAAACTAAATCcacagctcttcttcttttccctgAAGAGTAATTAACATTCCAGTGATTCCTCAAGTCTTGTGAAGAATATGTGGAAACAGAACGTCCACCGGTTGTTTGCAATGGACTAAAGGGGTGTAATGGTTCAAGTGAACTGCTATTTTTGGATGTGAACATGGAAAGTGAATCCAAACATGAGTCGTTTGAGGATTAGAGGTCAGCGAGagtttaaaaaataacagagaaagagacaattgtgcaaaagagagagcgagagataTCAGAAATGAAAACTAATACGTCTGTTTCCACAACAGCAGGAATGTACCGGCTGCAGCAATGAGTTTTTTCAATTTTTGTTTATCTACTAAATTGATTTATTGGCATGGACCACGCACATTTCCTTAAAGAATGTTTAGCCCAATAGTGATCCAATAGGTAACAGCAGTCCAGCGTCTGACTGGGAGTGAGCTGCTTTTATATGACTAACACAAGCCACTGGAAACAGTGCGGCATTTACACACAGCATCTGGTGATCTTTCGTCCTGTCAGCAGTAAACCACCCAACACAGTCCACAAGAGAAGATTGTCTGCAGCAAGCAAATACCTTAAAccagtgaggctgtgtgtgtgtgtgtgtgtgtgtgtgtgctcagagtAAGCAACTTCCTGGATCCATCAGCAAATATGAAGTGAAACAGGAGACAGCGCAGCTTCTTGCACTATCCCAGTGTTTACTCTGCTACATACTGGAAGCAGATGTAACAGAATGCATCTGTGCTGATAAACATCTGCAGAGCTATTCAATGTTCCTCAAAATAAAGTGACTATTTCGAATTAATACTGCAGCACAGTGTTCTTATAACTGCCTCCTGCCCCAATTATATCACATCTATTACACTGTAGTATCTGACAGAGTAGACTCCACTGTACATCGAGGTATCCCTTGAGACCACATCAATAATTTAATagttcaaagcagcagcagcagcacagtgtgcaTGTGCGCGCTCACGTGAAAATAGGAGGAGTACTATGTATTAATGAAGAATAAACTGCGCTGTTTACATGGCGGCACTATTATACAAACCATGGCGCACAACAATGTCACCATTATTTGACTATTGTTTGTTAAGCGACACTTAAATCCCCGCAGGAATGTTACACGGATGTCACACGCGGAGGTTTTCATTGGTGGAGTGCAGGAGTCGTTTCCTGTTTGACATAATAACAGTCATTAGGCAGCTGACCTCCTCACCTCTGGCGGAGGGAGACGCACATGTCGATCATGTCAGCTACAATGACAACACTGTTCCCCGCTGCCCGCTCGCTTTCTGCACAGCAGAAACATTTGCGGGCTCAGCGTCGTTTAAACCAGAGCAAACTTCCTCTGCTGAtccagagcaacacacacacacacacacacacacacactgtggagtgTGTGTTAGGAAGTTTGCTTTAACATTAAGACTAATTTCAAGCTTCACTGTTTCCGTGTCAGCGTGAAATTTAAAACAGCCACATTCATATTAGCATTTAATGCAAATAATGTTATAAGACGGGCTACGTAATTCTCCGTAAACATTAAGcggaaaaaacataaacataaaatacGATAAGGCTAAACTCATTAATGACAGAAGCCTTACTCACCACGAAGTAAAGGACAACATAATAACAAAGAGGGCTGAAACTGACGCGGAGTTCTGAGTCCTATCCGCGCTGCAGCCAGCTGGCCATCGCACGTCCTCCTGTGTTTATGTGAGGCTACACAGTAGTACCAGTGTGAACATGAGAGAACTGGCTGGGAGCTCCCAAAGACTCCAAATGTAGCAACGAGATAGTTCACCCCCTTGCAATCGCCTGACGCCCTGCGCCTGCGCACAACTAACTCACAGCTCGCTGCGGCTATTCCTTGTAAAAAGTACACAAATGTAACCAATTCAATGACAATAGAATAGACTTACCAGACACACAGCCGTAATTTATACATTTCAAAGCGTATATCTTAACAACTATCAAAGCTTAGACTTATCAGATTAGTAGTTTAAACTTCACGGTGTTGCCAACAAACCCGGAAGTGATGAGGAGCGTTCCTCTTGATCTTACTTAGGTCGCCTCTGTCACTCCCCCTGTCTGTCTTGACGCAGACGGTGACACGCAGAGGCGTCATGACTCTCACTGCCCCCAGGttcctgtttgttgtgttcACACTGCGCTGTTGCCAGAGGTGATGTGCTGGTAAATACATAACATTTATAAAGCTTTAGCTGAACAGTATGATCAGCCATCATCACTACCTGGttacaaaacatcttcaaatcCTGTTTTGCCTTTATTTTGTATCCAGCTGacacagtgaaataaaataaaataaaataaaataaaattttaaaaagtaaaaaaataatataaaatataaaagtaaaaaaataaaatgaaataaaatagtattaaaattaaataaaatgtttttgtttgtttttgtttatgtataAAAACTTAAAACATCATATAAAATGGTAACACACCTTAAACGTGACACATGCTCTGTggtatttatgttgttttacaGTAGCATGACTCCTTTATCCTGGTGTTTCTCACCAGTGATGACTGAATTCAGACATTCCTGAATTTAAGGAAACTCCCTGCGGCGTGGACCAGCTGTAGATGAACAGGATTATGGATTTGGGTGTAAAGCCCCCTTTGTACAAGGAAAACCCCCTTCTTCTTGTAATTACACTAGATTCTTCAGAACAGATGTCATACATTTAAGTCATGCATGTGCACGCTCTTATTTTGAACAAACTGAGAATTTTCCACAGCAAGAAACtagtgagtgagaaaaaaataaaacaactggaTTAACATTCCAGTGTCTCTGCTATTAAAGATAATCGCTGGCCACTCTGTGTCCCCGACTGAGAGGAAAATGAAGCTCAGTGCTCAGAGAGTAAGACAAACACAGCGTCAGATTAACAGATGGACAGGCAGATGAACGGAAACACAGACAAGCCCGAAATACTCCTGAGCCTGTGCTTTGACCCCCATGTTGACACACATCAGTCTGACGAGTTAAACAAAAACTGCACTAATGCCTAAATATCTGCTGGTCCAAATAATCTGACCAGAGAAACGAGAGCTTGTCTCAACCTCAGCGCTCTGTGGAAGTGTGTTATGAGATTGTGACCCACTTTTGGCTGGGATCACTATAgtgcactgcatgtgtgtgttctcttccACTGACCTGTGTGGGGAGTAAACACCAGTGAGACAGTGCAGGATTAGTACAGTGAAAAAGCTCCAAAACAATGGCCTTCTGATGTCTGCTAAAATTAGATTCTACCTCTTTGATATTTGATAAGGAAGATTTTGCAGAGTGAAGGTTACATCCAGTCTGTGGATCCTCTCCTGGTGTGACTTATACTCTCAACACATGATCAAAGTGCTACATGTGGCTATTTATAGTACAATCACACTGCCAg
This sequence is a window from Parambassis ranga chromosome 17, fParRan2.1, whole genome shotgun sequence. Protein-coding genes within it:
- the LOC114450319 gene encoding cysteine/serine-rich nuclear protein 1-like encodes the protein MRDILKRKFAEIDETPCYSSSSSPPSSLSSPASSEWESDGESSFSDTQDFTPHSPSSPTSLPIRSILKRHNLSRGQSSVRFDQVTVFSFPRCQGFISVPSRGGATLGMVQRHITLQRYTVAEHALDQRHRRRERLRQRLREERFKALKHELITSGAIDNQKAARLTADQVPGSDADIHVSDTELEDGCFLQPFSSRQRQAVLLAAGVKHIDKEEKRQLHTLRLSREACGCDCQGFCEPETCACSLAGIKCQVDRFSFPCGCSKDSCGNTQGRIEFDSRRARTHYIHTVMRLELEQRLQDETLRSEDQTGLPEELQEYEDLGKVQPEQSVQDKGCPFGFTLEEDGLSLTMPTTPSFHFIPDRVVVEENSCSSDTTESSCSSDSDTGEGLGVSQSLPEVDGGLTRALTLCENDNYSPCTTHSTTTDSKGTSTANTLTDNISRTSVTDYLDENANQDIFDDDSLEDFPNTPSPTVDFSLGRYMDLSLSSDSDLEFFDSDYPSGPLHSAFKGHRHPNSVHHLQLFSSVTLPQNESSTHLLESLIGLTEPSAEQLYSLADAQLL